In the Ramlibacter tataouinensis TTB310 genome, one interval contains:
- a CDS encoding CgeB family protein: MKQGMDIAFFASSLVSAYWNGAATYYRGMVRALHERGHRVTFYEPDAFGRQQHRDMADPPWAKVVVYSAQSEAEVLRTVEQARGADLVVKASGVGVHDELLERAVLDLQGPGTLVAYWDVDAPATLDRMHGNAADPLRALVPRYDLVLTYGGGEPVRQAYLGLGARDCVPIYNALDPSTHFPVAPNPRFEGDLGFLGNRLPDREARVEEFFLRAASLLPSHRMLLGGSGWQDKTMPPNVQYLGHVYTADHNAFNCTPRAVLNVSRESMARYGFSPATRVFEAAGAAACLITDAWEGLEMFFEPGREMLVARDGEEVAAHVRALDAEAAHRVGRAAYARVLAEHTYAHRAAQLDALLQGRRAVAPAEESA, encoded by the coding sequence ATGAAACAGGGAATGGACATCGCGTTTTTCGCCTCCAGCCTGGTGTCCGCGTACTGGAACGGCGCGGCCACCTATTACCGGGGCATGGTGCGCGCGCTGCACGAGCGCGGCCACCGCGTCACCTTCTACGAGCCCGACGCCTTCGGCCGCCAGCAGCACCGCGACATGGCCGATCCGCCCTGGGCGAAGGTGGTGGTCTATTCGGCCCAGTCCGAGGCCGAGGTGCTGCGCACGGTGGAGCAGGCCCGCGGCGCCGACCTGGTGGTCAAGGCCAGCGGCGTGGGCGTGCACGACGAGCTGCTGGAAAGAGCGGTGCTGGACCTGCAAGGCCCGGGCACCCTGGTGGCGTACTGGGACGTGGATGCGCCGGCGACGCTGGACCGCATGCACGGCAACGCGGCCGATCCGCTGCGCGCACTGGTGCCGCGCTACGACCTGGTGCTCACCTACGGCGGCGGCGAGCCGGTGCGCCAGGCCTACCTGGGGCTGGGCGCGCGCGACTGCGTGCCCATCTACAACGCGCTGGACCCCAGCACCCACTTCCCGGTGGCGCCGAACCCGCGCTTCGAGGGCGACCTGGGCTTCCTGGGCAACCGCCTGCCCGACCGCGAGGCGCGGGTGGAGGAGTTCTTCCTGCGCGCGGCCAGCCTGCTGCCCTCGCACCGCATGCTGCTGGGCGGCAGTGGCTGGCAGGACAAGACCATGCCGCCCAACGTGCAGTACCTGGGCCACGTGTACACGGCCGACCACAACGCCTTCAACTGCACGCCGCGCGCGGTGCTGAACGTCAGCCGCGAGAGCATGGCGCGCTACGGCTTCTCGCCGGCCACCCGGGTGTTCGAGGCCGCCGGCGCCGCGGCCTGCCTGATCACCGACGCCTGGGAGGGCCTGGAGATGTTCTTCGAGCCGGGCCGGGAGATGCTGGTGGCGCGCGACGGCGAGGAAGTGGCGGCCCATGTGCGCGCGCTGGACGCCGAGGCCGCGCACCGCGTCGGCCGCGCCGCCTATGCGCGGGTGCTGGCCGAGCACACCTACGCGCACCGCGCGGCGCAGCTGGACGCGCTGCTGCAGGGGCGCCGCGCGGTGGCGCCGGCGGAGGAGTCCGCATGA
- a CDS encoding CgeB family protein, with protein sequence MILFCHSLVSDWNHGNAHFLRGVCGELLARGHDVRVYEPQDAWSVANLVAEHGTQPLQDFAAAYPLLRSRRYTPAELDLHEALEGADLVLVHEWSDHDLVRRIGEHRRDNPGYQLLFHDTHHRSVTEPQSMAAYDLRHYDGVLAFGGVIRDLYRKNGWAARAWTWHEAADTRVFRPVPGQPREGDLVWIGNWGDEERTAELHEFLLDPVHELGLQARVHGVRYPEHALRSLQAAGIAYAGWLPNYRAPEVFARYGVTVHVPRRPYVAALPGIPTIRMFEALACGIPLVSAPWNDCEGLFEPGRDFLVARNGAEMRRHLSDVLNDAALARSLAEQGRRTILARHSCGHRVDELLAIHRELAAPAPQALAVGA encoded by the coding sequence GTGATCCTGTTCTGCCATTCGCTGGTGTCCGACTGGAACCATGGCAATGCCCACTTCCTGCGCGGCGTGTGCGGCGAGCTGCTGGCGCGCGGCCATGACGTCCGGGTCTACGAACCGCAGGACGCCTGGAGCGTGGCCAACCTGGTGGCCGAGCACGGCACGCAGCCGCTGCAGGACTTCGCTGCCGCCTACCCGTTGCTGCGCAGCCGGCGCTACACGCCCGCGGAGCTGGACCTGCACGAGGCGCTGGAAGGCGCCGACCTGGTGCTGGTGCACGAGTGGAGCGACCACGACCTGGTCCGGCGCATCGGCGAGCACCGCCGCGACAACCCCGGCTACCAGCTGCTGTTCCACGACACGCACCACCGCAGCGTGACCGAGCCGCAGAGCATGGCGGCCTACGACCTGCGCCACTACGACGGCGTGCTGGCCTTTGGCGGGGTGATCCGCGACCTGTACCGCAAGAACGGCTGGGCCGCCCGGGCCTGGACCTGGCACGAGGCCGCGGACACGCGCGTGTTCCGGCCGGTGCCGGGCCAGCCGCGCGAGGGCGACCTGGTGTGGATAGGCAACTGGGGCGACGAGGAACGCACGGCGGAGCTGCACGAGTTCCTGCTCGACCCGGTGCATGAGCTGGGGCTCCAGGCGCGCGTGCATGGCGTGCGCTATCCCGAGCACGCGCTGCGCAGCCTGCAGGCCGCCGGCATCGCCTATGCCGGCTGGCTGCCCAACTACCGCGCGCCCGAGGTCTTCGCGCGCTATGGCGTGACGGTGCACGTGCCGCGGCGCCCCTACGTCGCCGCCCTGCCCGGCATCCCGACCATCCGCATGTTCGAGGCGCTGGCCTGCGGCATCCCGCTGGTGTCGGCGCCCTGGAACGACTGCGAGGGCCTGTTCGAGCCGGGCCGCGACTTCCTGGTGGCGCGCAATGGCGCCGAGATGAGGCGCCACCTGAGCGACGTGCTGAACGACGCCGCCCTGGCGCGGTCGCTGGCCGAGCAGGGCCGCCGCACCATCCTGGCGCGCCACAGCTGCGGCCACCGCGTCGACGAGCTGCTCGCCATCCACCGCGAACTGGCCGCCCCCGCGCCGCAGGCGCTGGCGGTGGGCGCCTGA
- a CDS encoding glycosyltransferase family 4 protein yields MAAENARSVLLTADTVGGVWTYAVELSRALLGRGWQVHLATLGAPLARHQREQVEGLEGLSLHESRWRLEWMPEPWDDVDRAGRWLMGLEARLRPAVVHLNQLAFGSLPWRAPTLLVAHSCVLSWWQAVHGTDAPAEWDRYRERVGQGLQGADQVAAPTQAMLGTLGRNYGYSGTGLVLPNARDAALFVPQRKQPFILAAGRLWDEAKNLAALEAVAPQLPWSVQVAGSCVAPDGRSRSPRAVQALGNLSAAALAQTMAQAAIYALPARYEPFGLSALEAGLCGCALVLGDIPSLREVWGDAARYVPPQDHEALRQALQALIDHPAERARLGQAARERALHFHPARAADATLAAYAALQARRAPRFEEDLTCA; encoded by the coding sequence ATGGCCGCTGAGAACGCGCGGTCCGTGCTGCTGACGGCCGACACCGTCGGCGGCGTGTGGACCTATGCGGTGGAGCTGTCCCGCGCCCTGCTGGGGCGCGGCTGGCAGGTCCACCTGGCCACCCTGGGCGCGCCGCTGGCGCGGCACCAGCGCGAACAGGTGGAGGGCCTGGAAGGCCTCAGCCTGCACGAGAGCCGCTGGCGCCTGGAGTGGATGCCCGAGCCCTGGGACGACGTGGACCGCGCCGGCCGCTGGCTGATGGGGCTGGAGGCCCGGCTGCGGCCCGCGGTCGTGCACCTGAACCAGTTGGCCTTCGGGTCGCTGCCCTGGCGCGCCCCCACGCTGCTGGTGGCGCATTCCTGCGTGCTGTCCTGGTGGCAGGCGGTGCACGGCACCGACGCACCGGCCGAGTGGGACCGCTACCGCGAGCGCGTGGGCCAGGGCCTGCAGGGCGCGGACCAGGTGGCTGCTCCCACCCAGGCCATGCTGGGCACGCTGGGGAGGAACTACGGCTATTCGGGCACCGGCCTGGTGCTGCCGAACGCGCGCGATGCGGCCCTGTTCGTGCCGCAGCGCAAGCAGCCGTTCATCCTGGCCGCGGGCCGGCTGTGGGACGAGGCCAAGAACCTGGCCGCGCTGGAGGCCGTGGCGCCGCAGCTGCCCTGGTCGGTGCAGGTGGCCGGTTCCTGCGTGGCGCCGGACGGCCGCTCGCGCAGCCCCCGAGCCGTGCAGGCCTTGGGCAATCTGTCGGCTGCGGCCCTGGCGCAAACCATGGCGCAGGCCGCCATCTACGCCCTGCCGGCCCGCTACGAGCCCTTCGGCCTGTCGGCGCTGGAGGCCGGGCTGTGCGGCTGCGCCCTGGTGCTGGGCGACATCCCCAGCCTGCGCGAGGTCTGGGGCGACGCGGCCCGCTACGTGCCGCCGCAGGACCACGAGGCGCTGCGGCAGGCGCTGCAGGCGCTGATCGACCATCCCGCGGAACGTGCCCGGCTCGGGCAGGCGGCGCGCGAGCGCGCCCTGCATTTCCACCCCGCCCGCGCGGCCGATGCCACGCTGGCCGCCTACGCGGCGCTGCAGGCGCGCCGGGCGCCCCGCTTCGAGGAGGACCTGACTTGCGCGTGA
- a CDS encoding Gfo/Idh/MocA family protein — MSNASNATVQPPRLGFLGLGWIGQHRMQALLDEQACQVAVVADPSPQAQQRVRKLAPGAALASSLDELLAHELDGVVIATPSALHAQQSLRCLERGLAVFCQKPLARTAAETAAMVEAARRADKLLGCDFSYRHTEAMRRIRNSVVEGEIGSVYAADLVFHNAYGPDKSWARDPQLAGGGCAIDLGTHLVDLALWVLGFPEVARVDSRLYAQGRLLEPGATEVEDYAVAQIELATGATVRLACSWNFSAGCDAAIEAHFHGSRGGVAMRNRNGSFFDFAAERYHGTQRVSLAEPPDAWGGRAIVDWARRLAARSGFSPAIEPAVQVATVVDRIYGR, encoded by the coding sequence ATGAGCAACGCGAGCAACGCAACCGTCCAGCCGCCCCGCCTGGGCTTCCTGGGCCTGGGCTGGATCGGCCAGCACCGGATGCAGGCCCTGCTGGACGAGCAGGCCTGCCAGGTCGCCGTGGTCGCCGACCCGTCGCCGCAGGCGCAGCAGCGCGTGCGGAAACTCGCGCCCGGCGCGGCCCTCGCATCCTCGCTGGACGAGCTGCTGGCGCACGAGCTGGACGGCGTGGTGATCGCCACGCCCAGCGCCCTGCACGCGCAGCAGTCCCTGCGCTGCCTGGAGCGCGGCCTGGCCGTGTTCTGCCAGAAGCCGCTGGCCCGCACCGCGGCCGAGACCGCGGCCATGGTCGAGGCCGCGCGCCGGGCCGACAAGCTGCTGGGCTGCGATTTCTCCTACCGCCACACCGAGGCCATGCGCCGCATCCGCAACAGCGTGGTGGAAGGCGAGATCGGCAGCGTGTACGCGGCCGACCTGGTGTTCCACAACGCGTACGGCCCGGACAAGTCCTGGGCGCGCGACCCGCAGCTCGCCGGCGGCGGCTGCGCCATCGACCTGGGGACCCACCTGGTCGACCTGGCGCTGTGGGTGCTGGGCTTCCCGGAGGTGGCGCGGGTGGACAGCCGGCTGTACGCCCAGGGCCGGCTGCTGGAACCCGGCGCCACCGAGGTGGAGGACTATGCCGTGGCACAGATCGAGCTGGCCACCGGCGCGACGGTGCGGCTGGCCTGCTCGTGGAATTTCTCCGCCGGCTGCGACGCCGCGATCGAAGCGCACTTCCACGGCAGCCGCGGCGGCGTCGCCATGCGCAACCGCAACGGCTCCTTCTTCGACTTCGCCGCCGAGCGCTACCACGGCACCCAGCGCGTGTCCCTCGCCGAACCGCCGGACGCCTGGGGCGGACGCGCCATCGTCGACTGGGCACGGCGCCTGGCCGCCAGATCGGGCTTCTCGCCGGCCATCGAGCCCGCGGTGCAGGTGGCCACGGTGGTCGACCGGATCTATGGCCGCTGA
- a CDS encoding MDR/zinc-dependent alcohol dehydrogenase-like family protein yields the protein MIASPQQATLQTVDIPEPGPGQVLLRLEGSGVCASSLPLWEGRDWFQYPQQPGAPGHEGWGRVEAVGAGVSGLARGDRVAALTYRAHAEYDLAEASATVRLPEALASAAVPGEPLGCAVNIFRRSQIERGQTVAIVGIGFLGALLTQMAAHAGARVIALSRRGFSLDFARACGAAHTIALDDHWKVIEQVKQLTEGRWCERVIEATGLQWPLQLAGELTAERGRLVIAGYHQDGMREVNVQLWNWRGIDVINAHERDPRMYVDGMRTAVDWMSQGIIDPEPLYTHRLPLDRLGEALELTRNRPDGFMKALVTA from the coding sequence GTGATCGCGTCGCCCCAGCAGGCGACCCTGCAGACCGTGGACATCCCCGAGCCGGGCCCGGGGCAGGTGCTGCTGCGGCTGGAAGGCTCGGGCGTCTGTGCTTCCAGCCTGCCGCTGTGGGAAGGGCGCGACTGGTTCCAGTACCCGCAGCAGCCGGGGGCGCCGGGGCATGAAGGCTGGGGCCGGGTGGAAGCGGTGGGCGCGGGCGTTTCCGGCCTGGCGCGGGGCGACCGGGTGGCCGCCCTCACCTACCGGGCCCATGCCGAGTACGACCTGGCCGAGGCCAGTGCCACGGTCCGGTTGCCGGAGGCCCTGGCCAGCGCCGCTGTGCCGGGCGAGCCCCTGGGCTGCGCGGTCAACATCTTCCGGCGCAGCCAGATCGAGCGCGGCCAGACCGTGGCCATCGTCGGCATCGGCTTCCTGGGCGCGCTGCTGACCCAGATGGCGGCGCATGCCGGCGCCCGGGTGATCGCCCTGTCGCGACGCGGCTTCTCGCTGGACTTCGCGCGCGCCTGCGGCGCCGCCCACACCATCGCCCTGGACGACCACTGGAAGGTCATCGAGCAGGTCAAGCAGCTGACCGAGGGCCGCTGGTGCGAGCGCGTGATCGAGGCCACCGGCCTGCAGTGGCCGCTGCAGCTGGCCGGCGAGCTGACCGCCGAGCGCGGCCGCCTGGTGATCGCCGGCTACCACCAGGACGGCATGCGCGAGGTGAACGTGCAGCTGTGGAACTGGCGCGGCATCGACGTCATCAATGCCCACGAGCGCGATCCCCGCATGTACGTGGACGGCATGCGCACCGCCGTCGACTGGATGTCGCAGGGCATCATCGATCCCGAGCCGCTGTACACGCACCGCCTGCCGCTGGACCGGCTGGGAGAGGCGCTGGAACTCACGCGCAACCGTCCCGACGGCTTCATGAAGGCGCTGGTGACGGCATGA
- a CDS encoding NAD-dependent epimerase/dehydratase family protein, which produces MSEESLALITGGAGFVGSNLAHRLLGAGRRVRILDNLSRPGVEQNLQWLRQAHGAQLDVVVADIRDAQAVQRAMVGVHQVFHFAAQVAVTTSLEDPQEDFAINAQGTLNVLEAARARPLPPAILLTSTNKVYGGLGDVALGLEGQRYLPVDEEVRRRGIGEARPLDFHSPYGCSKGTADQYVVDYARSYGLTTCVFRMSCIYGPRQFGTEDQGWVAHFLLRALRGESITLYGDGKQVRDVLFVDDLVDAFLLAEQNAARLSGRAFNIGGGPGSTISLLDLVDRIERLQGQRPALAFDDWRTGDQRYYVSDTRAFEQATGWRRRVEAEDGIARLYRWLAEREQAGAPRRVAVEAGAH; this is translated from the coding sequence ATGAGTGAGGAGTCGCTGGCGCTCATCACCGGCGGCGCCGGGTTCGTGGGCTCCAACCTGGCCCATCGCCTGCTCGGCGCCGGCCGCCGCGTGCGCATCCTGGACAACCTGTCCCGCCCGGGCGTGGAGCAGAACCTGCAGTGGCTGCGCCAAGCGCATGGCGCCCAGCTGGACGTGGTGGTGGCCGACATCCGCGACGCGCAGGCCGTGCAGCGCGCCATGGTCGGCGTGCACCAGGTCTTCCACTTCGCCGCCCAGGTGGCGGTGACCACCAGCCTGGAGGACCCCCAGGAGGACTTCGCCATCAACGCGCAGGGCACGCTGAACGTGCTGGAGGCGGCCCGCGCCCGCCCGCTGCCGCCGGCCATCCTGCTGACCTCGACCAACAAGGTCTACGGCGGGCTGGGCGACGTGGCGCTCGGCCTGGAGGGCCAGCGCTACCTGCCGGTGGACGAGGAGGTGCGCCGGCGCGGCATCGGCGAGGCCCGCCCGCTGGACTTCCACAGCCCCTACGGCTGCTCCAAGGGCACGGCCGACCAGTACGTGGTCGACTACGCGCGCAGCTACGGCCTGACGACTTGCGTGTTCCGCATGAGCTGCATCTACGGGCCGCGCCAGTTCGGCACCGAGGACCAGGGCTGGGTCGCGCACTTCCTGCTGCGGGCGCTGCGCGGCGAATCCATCACGCTCTACGGCGACGGCAAGCAGGTGCGCGACGTGCTGTTCGTGGACGACCTGGTCGACGCCTTCCTGCTGGCCGAGCAGAACGCCGCGCGCCTGTCGGGCCGGGCCTTCAACATCGGCGGGGGCCCTGGCAGCACCATCAGCCTGCTGGATCTGGTCGACCGCATCGAGCGCCTGCAAGGCCAGCGCCCGGCGCTGGCCTTCGACGACTGGCGCACCGGCGACCAGCGCTACTACGTCTCCGACACCCGGGCCTTCGAGCAGGCCACCGGCTGGCGCCGGCGCGTCGAGGCCGAGGACGGCATCGCCCGCCTCTACCGCTGGCTGGCCGAACGCGAGCAGGCCGGCGCGCCGCGCCGCGTGGCCGTCGAGGCAGGCGCGCACTGA
- a CDS encoding NAD-dependent epimerase/dehydratase family protein, whose product MKKVLITGGAGFIGSHLADELIGHGYQVRALDSLNPQVHGDARRRPDYLHRDVELVVGDVCDKEAVESALEGVDAVFHFAAAVGVGQSMYEVAHYTRVNNLGTAVLMEALIKKPVERLVVASSMSLYGEGLYRSPSGRVCEAGERSLEQLRQAQWELRDEEGAILQPVPTPESKSPTLASIYALSKYDQERMTLITGRAYQIPTVALRFFNAYGPRQALSNPYTGVLAIFASRLLNDNAPAIFEDGLQQRDFVSVYDVARGCRLALETPAAAGEVFNIGSGEPQTVSAIAARLARVMGKEEIQPQILGKYRVGDIRHCYADISKAQRVLGYTPQVRLDDGMAELASWLAGQAAVDRVAQASAELSARGLTV is encoded by the coding sequence ATGAAGAAAGTACTGATCACGGGAGGCGCCGGCTTCATCGGTTCGCATCTTGCTGATGAGCTTATCGGGCATGGTTACCAGGTGCGCGCGCTGGACAGCCTCAATCCCCAGGTGCACGGCGACGCGCGCCGAAGGCCCGACTACCTGCACCGCGACGTCGAGCTGGTGGTGGGCGACGTGTGCGACAAGGAAGCGGTGGAAAGCGCGCTCGAGGGCGTCGATGCCGTGTTCCATTTCGCGGCCGCGGTGGGGGTGGGCCAGAGCATGTACGAGGTGGCGCACTACACCCGCGTCAACAACCTCGGCACGGCTGTGCTGATGGAGGCGCTCATCAAGAAGCCGGTGGAGCGGCTGGTGGTGGCCTCCAGCATGAGCCTGTACGGCGAAGGCCTGTACCGCAGCCCGTCGGGACGGGTGTGCGAGGCCGGCGAGCGCTCGCTCGAGCAGCTGCGCCAGGCGCAGTGGGAGCTGCGTGACGAGGAAGGCGCGATCCTGCAGCCGGTGCCCACGCCGGAAAGCAAGAGCCCGACCCTGGCGTCCATCTACGCGCTGTCCAAGTACGACCAGGAGCGCATGACCCTGATCACCGGCCGCGCCTACCAGATCCCCACCGTGGCGCTGCGCTTCTTCAACGCCTATGGCCCGCGCCAGGCCCTGTCCAACCCCTACACCGGCGTGCTCGCCATCTTCGCCTCGCGGCTGCTCAACGACAACGCGCCGGCGATCTTCGAGGACGGCCTGCAGCAGCGCGATTTCGTCAGCGTCTACGACGTGGCCCGCGGCTGCCGCCTGGCGCTGGAGACGCCGGCCGCGGCCGGCGAGGTGTTCAACATCGGCAGCGGCGAGCCGCAGACGGTGAGCGCCATCGCCGCCCGGCTGGCCCGGGTGATGGGCAAGGAGGAGATCCAGCCGCAGATCCTGGGCAAGTACCGGGTGGGTGACATCCGCCACTGCTACGCCGACATCTCCAAGGCGCAGCGCGTGCTGGGCTACACCCCGCAGGTGCGGCTGGACGACGGCATGGCCGAGCTGGCCTCCTGGCTGGCGGGCCAGGCCGCCGTGGACCGCGTCGCGCAGGCCAGCGCCGAGCTCAGCGCCCGGGGGTTGACGGTATGA
- a CDS encoding inositol-3-phosphate synthase — translation MTRKVRVAIIGVGNCASSLVQGVHFYRDARGEDFVPGLMHVDLGGYFPGDIEFSAAFDVSAHKVGLDLGEAIYAEPNNTIRFAEVPKLGVPVHRGMTHDGLGTYLKDVVPKSTASTDDIIGILKATRTDVVVSYLPVGSEMATKWYVEQVLEAGCAFVNCVPVFIASQPYWNKRFAQRRLPIIGDDIKSQVGATIVHRILTDLFKKRGVRLDRTYQLNFGGNTDFLNMLERERLASKKISKTQAVTSQLGHPMQEKDVHVGPSDYVPWLADRKFCHIRMEGTGFGNVPMQCEVKLEVWDSPNSAGVVIDAIRCARIALDRGIGGALNGPSSYFMKSPPLQFTDEEARELVEAFIRGSGAATQPAEGASAEPAAEPAPTVQQKTA, via the coding sequence ATGACGAGAAAGGTCCGGGTAGCCATCATCGGCGTGGGCAATTGCGCCTCCTCGCTGGTCCAGGGCGTCCACTTCTATCGCGACGCCCGCGGCGAGGACTTCGTGCCCGGACTGATGCACGTCGACCTGGGCGGCTACTTCCCGGGCGACATCGAGTTCAGCGCCGCCTTCGACGTGAGCGCGCACAAGGTCGGGCTGGACCTGGGCGAGGCCATCTATGCCGAGCCCAACAACACCATCCGCTTCGCCGAGGTGCCCAAGCTGGGCGTGCCGGTGCATCGCGGCATGACCCACGACGGGCTGGGCACCTACCTGAAGGACGTGGTGCCCAAGTCCACCGCGTCCACCGACGACATCATCGGCATCCTCAAGGCCACCCGCACCGACGTGGTGGTCTCCTACCTGCCGGTAGGCTCGGAGATGGCCACCAAGTGGTACGTGGAGCAGGTGCTGGAGGCCGGCTGCGCCTTCGTCAACTGCGTGCCGGTGTTCATCGCCTCGCAGCCCTACTGGAACAAGCGCTTCGCCCAGCGGCGCCTGCCCATCATCGGCGACGACATCAAGTCGCAGGTGGGCGCGACCATCGTGCACCGCATCCTCACGGACCTGTTCAAGAAGCGCGGGGTGCGGCTGGACCGCACCTACCAGCTCAACTTCGGCGGCAACACCGACTTCCTGAACATGCTCGAGCGCGAGCGGCTGGCGTCCAAGAAGATCTCCAAGACCCAGGCCGTGACCAGCCAGCTGGGCCATCCCATGCAGGAGAAGGACGTGCACGTCGGCCCCAGCGACTACGTGCCCTGGCTGGCCGACCGCAAGTTCTGCCACATCCGCATGGAAGGCACGGGCTTCGGCAACGTGCCCATGCAGTGCGAGGTGAAGCTGGAGGTCTGGGACTCGCCCAACTCCGCCGGGGTGGTGATCGATGCCATCCGCTGCGCCAGGATCGCCCTGGACCGCGGCATCGGCGGCGCGCTCAACGGCCCGTCCAGCTACTTCATGAAGTCGCCGCCGCTGCAGTTCACCGACGAGGAGGCCCGCGAGCTGGTCGAGGCCTTCATCCGCGGCAGCGGCGCGGCCACGCAGCCAGCCGAAGGCGCATCCGCCGAGCCGGCGGCCGAACCCGCCCCCACCGTCCAGCAGAAAACCGCCTGA
- a CDS encoding beta-xylosidase gives MIEAVKFWNEPNNKSHWDLELDPGWERFAEMVKLACVATYAENSALTRVLGGISPVDPSFLQRLQGLGVLDGVNAVAVHGFPLDWNHWQIDEWPARIAEIQAVTPLPVWVTEVGVSTFGAEEVQEWGLKRTAELLIGRVPSIHWYSLYDLPKAWPATTRHREAEGSSYYRHFHMGLLREDGSPKLAARIFANYTPAMGICQWFHFEDHRLDDAVRWLKRLGVRKLRTGLSWADSFRPGADAWFDRQMQALEDFDVTLTFCFTPEHRGLQPHHTSAPQVPEEYAEFCARMVRRYVGGGSASSGPGLPRADLLTASA, from the coding sequence ATGATCGAAGCCGTCAAATTCTGGAACGAACCCAACAACAAATCGCACTGGGACCTCGAACTCGACCCTGGCTGGGAGCGCTTCGCCGAGATGGTGAAGCTGGCCTGCGTCGCCACCTATGCCGAGAACTCCGCGCTCACCCGCGTGCTGGGCGGCATCTCGCCCGTCGATCCGTCCTTCCTGCAGCGCCTGCAGGGCCTGGGCGTGCTCGACGGCGTGAACGCGGTGGCGGTACACGGCTTCCCGCTGGACTGGAACCACTGGCAGATCGACGAGTGGCCGGCCAGGATCGCCGAGATCCAGGCGGTGACGCCGCTGCCGGTCTGGGTCACCGAGGTGGGCGTGTCCACCTTCGGCGCCGAGGAGGTCCAGGAATGGGGCCTCAAGCGCACGGCCGAGCTGCTGATCGGGCGCGTGCCCAGCATCCACTGGTACTCGCTGTACGACCTGCCCAAGGCCTGGCCGGCCACCACGCGGCACCGCGAGGCCGAGGGCTCGAGCTACTACCGGCACTTCCACATGGGCCTGCTGCGCGAGGACGGCTCGCCCAAGCTCGCCGCCCGTATCTTCGCCAACTACACACCGGCGATGGGCATCTGCCAGTGGTTCCACTTCGAGGACCACCGGCTGGATGACGCGGTGCGCTGGCTCAAGCGCCTGGGCGTGCGCAAGCTGCGCACCGGCCTGTCCTGGGCCGACAGCTTCCGCCCCGGCGCGGACGCCTGGTTCGACCGGCAGATGCAGGCGCTGGAGGACTTCGACGTGACGCTGACCTTCTGCTTCACGCCGGAGCACCGCGGCCTGCAGCCGCACCACACCAGCGCGCCGCAGGTGCCCGAGGAGTACGCGGAGTTCTGCGCCCGCATGGTGCGGCGCTACGTGGGGGGCGGCTCGGCGAGCAGCGGCCCGGGGCTGCCGCGGGCCGACCTGCTCACCGCCTCGGCGTGA
- a CDS encoding histidine phosphatase family protein, with product MTRLLLLRHAAHDLAGRALAGRLPGLGLNALGRQQAQALVEPLLRQSVQVVCASPQQRARETALPLANRLGVEVAVAPEFDEIDFGEWTGQEFGQVRDRHPGLWDGWVHRRSQATPPGGEPFARVAERVQAGVQRLAREHPDEVVLVASHADVIKATLATHLGLSLDRLEGFEIACGSLSVLEVGAQGSQVKLVNGVYF from the coding sequence GTGACGCGCCTGCTGCTGCTGCGGCATGCGGCGCATGACCTGGCCGGCCGGGCCCTGGCGGGGCGCCTGCCGGGCCTGGGGCTCAACGCGCTGGGCCGGCAGCAGGCACAGGCCCTGGTCGAGCCGCTGCTGCGGCAGTCGGTGCAGGTCGTCTGCGCCAGCCCGCAGCAGCGGGCCCGCGAAACAGCCCTGCCGCTGGCAAACCGGCTGGGCGTGGAGGTGGCCGTCGCCCCCGAGTTCGACGAGATCGACTTCGGCGAATGGACGGGCCAGGAGTTCGGGCAGGTCCGCGACCGCCATCCCGGGCTGTGGGACGGCTGGGTGCACCGGCGTTCGCAGGCCACGCCGCCCGGCGGCGAGCCGTTCGCCCGGGTCGCCGAGCGCGTCCAGGCCGGCGTGCAGCGGCTCGCGCGCGAGCACCCTGACGAGGTGGTGCTGGTCGCCTCCCATGCCGACGTGATCAAGGCCACGCTGGCCACGCACCTGGGCCTGTCTCTGGACCGGCTGGAGGGCTTCGAGATCGCCTGTGGCTCGCTGAGCGTGCTGGAGGTGGGCGCCCAGGGCTCGCAGGTCAAGCTGGTCAACGGCGTCTATTTCTGA